From the Lolium rigidum isolate FL_2022 chromosome 2, APGP_CSIRO_Lrig_0.1, whole genome shotgun sequence genome, one window contains:
- the LOC124690122 gene encoding protein MAK16 homolog A-like, with translation MSDEVVWHCIRHGHCSFMAKFTTGILCRNPYNVTGICNRSSCPLANSRYATIRDHDGIFYLYMKTPERAHMPNKLWERVKLPKNYEDAMEVINKHLEFWPKLLVLKIKQRLTKMTQYRIRMRKLQLKVREKVMTVPRKKIQRDRGRMEKAERAAQIDKSITSELLERLNRNMYGDIPNIPFKPSGKLIDEMLSEYEEEHENEIEYVEGDGIEEDMEDMVDFQDVCSDKYGGIDQDDLIHQPVTKKQRGTCSVSSSRPIIGTKSRKVITEVEEDEHTKPGQRTLA, from the exons ATGAGCGACGAGGTGGTATGGCACTGCATCCGCCACGGCCACTGCAGCTTCATGGCCAA GTTCACGACGGGGATCTTGTGCCGGAACCCCTACAATGTGACGGGAATCTGCAACCGGAGCTCCTGCCCCCTCGCCAACAGCCGCTACGCCACCATCCGTGACCACGACG GTATTTTCTACTTGTATATGAAAACTCCTGAGAGAGCTCACATGCCAAACAAATTGTGGGAGAGGGTTAAGCTGCCCAAGAATTACGAGGACGCTATGGAAGTGATCAACAAGCATCTG GAATTCTGGCCCAAGTTACTTGTGCTCAAGATCAAGCAGCGATTGACAAAAATGACACAGTATCGAATACGGATGAGGAAACTTCAACTGAAAGTGAG GGAGAAGGTAATGACAGTGCCTAGAAAGAAGATACAACGTGATCGTGGGAGAATGGAGAAAGCTGAAAGGGCTGCACAAATAGACAAg AGTATTACTAGCGAATTATTGGAACGCCTGAACAGAAATATGTATGGGGATATTCCAAATATCCCCTTTAAACCGTCCGGGAAATTAATTGATGAGATGCTTAGTGAGTATGAAGAGGAGCAT GAAAATGAGATTGAATATGTTGAAGGTGATGGGATCGAAGAGGATATGGAAGACATGGTAGATTTTCAAGACGTCTGTAGTGATAAGTATG GTGGCATAGATCAAGATGATCTCATACATCAGCCAGTTACAAAGAAACAAAGGGGAACATGCTCTGTTTCCAGTTCCAGGCCAATTATTGGAACCAAGTCGAGAAAGGTTATCACCGAG GTTGAAGAAGATGAACACACCAAACCGGGGCAGAGGACACTTGCGTGA